The Mercurialis annua linkage group LG8, ddMerAnnu1.2, whole genome shotgun sequence genome window below encodes:
- the LOC126660081 gene encoding uncharacterized protein LOC126660081: MANQNVSAHMVVPTDSSELRRMTSSADFGMHRVQPLPIQQNRSSLDGPVAILWDIENCPVPSDVRSEDVAGNIRMALRVHNVIKGAVMMFSAYGDFNSFPRRLREGCQRTGVKLIDVPNGRKDAADKAILVDMFLFALDNPPPSSIVLISGDVDFAPALHILGQRGYTVVLVIPSGVGVSSALSNAGKFIWDWPSVARGEGYLPPSKALMPPYTGAADISAYLMGCHVNENGDGQNEEEAIVYRGYSQSYYNSRDFSLVSQSLSEHNSSSINMPYFPTSIRSQSLPSSLNETLAGPVFYDDQYNSPMWVQPGDINGLKVQLVKLLELSGGCLPLTRVPADYQKLYGRPLYVSEYGAIKLVNLFKKMSDALAVDGKGQKKFVYLRSWKVSPSAPPFVLSRKDKKGKGSQEESLDVTTGAGSSDEFSDEERVVVEEQEDRRHQSKSSTGTIACYEVTQNLEQFKYELQDILVSYSCRIFVGCFEAIYQQRYKKPLDYQRFGVNQLEELFNKVTDVVVLNEEPVTKRKFLAAVSG, from the coding sequence ATGGCTAATCAAAATGTATCAGCACATATGGTGGTACCCACTGATTCATCTGAACTGAGAAGAATGACAAGTTCGGCAGATTTTGGCATGCACAGAGTTCAACCTCTGCCAATCCAGCAAAACAGAAGCTCTTTGGATGGTCCTGTAGCTATCCTTTGGGACATTGAGAACTGCCCTGTTCCAAGTGATGTTCGCTCTGAAGATGTAGCTGGTAATATCAGAATGGCTTTACGGGTACATAATGTAATTAAAGGCGCTGTTATGATGTTTTCTGCATATGGGGATTTTAATTCCTTCCCTAGGAGACTCAGAGAGGGCTGCCAGAGAACTGGTGTTAAACTCATTGATGTTCCGAATGGTAGAAAGGATGCTGCCGATAAAGCCATTTTGGTGGACATGTTTCTTTTTGCCCTTGACAACCCGCCGCCTTCTTCCATTGTGCTTATATCCGGGGATGTTGATTTCGCTCCAGCTCTCCACATACTTGGTCAACGTGGATATACAGTGGTCCTTGTTATCCCTTCTGGGGTAGGTGTTTCATCTGCTTTGAGCAATGCTGGAAAATTCATTTGGGACTGGCCTAGTGTAGCTCGGGGAGAAGGCTATTTACCCCCCTCAAAAGCTTTAATGCCTCCTTATACAGGAGCAGCTGATATTTCTGCTTATCTCATGGGGTGCCATGTAAATGAAAACGGTGATGGCCAGAACGAAGAAGAGGCAATAGTATACAGAGGATACTCGCAAAGCTATTATAACTCGAGAGATTTCTCTTTAGTATCTCAGTCCTTGTCTGAACACAATAGTTCTTCAATAAATATGCCTTATTTCCCCACTAGTATAAGATCACAGAGTCTTCCATCTTCTCTAAATGAAACTTTAGCAGGCCCTGTATTCTACGACGACCAATATAACTCTCCTATGTGGGTACAACCTGGGGACATAAATGGTCTGAAGGTACAATTGGTGAAGTTACTTGAACTTTCAGGAGGATGTTTGCCTCTTACTCGTGTTCCTGCCGACTACCAGAAGCTTTATGGACGGCCTCTCTATGTATCGGAGTATGGGGCAATCAAGCTGGTGAATCTTTTCAAGAAAATGAGTGATGCGTTGGCCGTAGATGGAAAGGGCCAAAAGAAGTTTGTTTACCTTCGAAGCTGGAAAGTAAGCCCGAGCGCACCTCCTTTTGTTTTATCAAGAAAAGATAAGAAAGGAAAGGGTTCTCAGGAGGAAAGCTTAGATGTTACAACTGGGGCTGGCTCCTCAGACGAGTTCTCAGACGAGGAAAGGGTAGTAGTTGAGGAACAAGAAGATAGGAGGCACCAAAGTAAGAGTAGTACTGGGACAATAGCCTGTTATGAAGTTACACAAAATCTTGAGCAATTTAAGTATGAGTTGCAAGATATTTTAGTGAGCTATTCTTGTCGAATTTTCGTTGGCTGTTTTGAGGCAATATATCAGCAACGTTACAAGAAACCACTAGACTATCAACGATTTGGTGTTAACCAGCTGGAAGAGCTTTTTAATAAGGTGACTGATGTTGTTGTTTTAAATGAAGAACCAGTAACCAAGAGGAAATTCCTGGCTGCAGTTAGCGGCTAA
- the LOC126661351 gene encoding protein DJ-1 homolog C isoform X2: MEFLGVLTPAYPSKLSLIRTSPSMAISATPLLSLSCASMASPSERKTPTSRKIYSKTASLTIPTATTLSNSDTSTTVTPKKVLVPIGFGTEEMEAVIIIDVLRRAGAEVVVASVEPQLEIQAAGGITLVADTSISTCSKQVFDLVALPGGMPGSARLRDCQILQQITSKQAEDKRLYGAICSAPAVTLLPWGLLKRKKTTCHPAFMSKLPTFWAVKSNIQVSGELTTSRGPGTCFVFALSLVEQMLGESIAKDVGELLVLIPIANGSEVIEIVTIVDILRRANVDVVVASLEKSRQVASLGTKMIADKLIGDAAESIYDLIILPGEIAGAKRLQKSRILKKLLKEQGAAGRVYGALCSSVAVLQSQGLLKDKRATGHPSILSQLTNEVVDGAKIVIDGNVITSKGLATVTDFAMAIVSKLFGHARARSVAEGLVLDYPRI, encoded by the exons ATGGAGTTTTTGGGTGTTCTAACACCAGCTTATCCTTCGAAGCTTTCTCTAATTAGGACCTCTCCTTCAATGGCTATCTCTGCAACTCCACTTTTATCTCTGTCATGTGCATCCATGGCTTCTCCTTCAGAAAGAAAAACACCCACTTcaagaaaaatatattcaaaaactGCATCTCTCACAATACCAACAGCAACAACACTAAGTAATTCAGACACAAGCACCACTGTAACTCCAAAGAAG GTTCTGGTTCCAATTGGGTTTGGAACAGAAGAAATGGAAGCAGTTATTATAATTGATGTTCTACGTCGAGCTGGTGCAGAGGTGGTTGTGGCCTCAGTGGAGCCACAGCTTGAGATTCAAGCTGCTGGTGGCATTACATTGGTTGCTGATACCTCTATTTCCACCTGTTCTAAACAAGTTTTTGATCTTGTGGCTTTACCG GGAGGAATGCCCGGTTCAGCAAGGTTAAGAGACTGTCAGATTCTCCAACAAATCACAAGCAAACAAGCTGAGGACAAGAGGTTATATGGGGCGATTTGTTCTGCACCAGCTGTCACACTCCTTCCATGGGGCCTTCTAAAAAGAAAGAAG ACAACTTGTCACCCTGCATTTATGAGCAAGCTTCCGACGTTCTGGGCTGTTAAATCAAATATTCAAGTTTCAGGAGAGCTTACGACTAGTCGTGGCCCTGGAACTTGTTTTGTGTTTGCTTTATCATTGGTCGAGCAGATGTTAGGGGAGTCAATTGCCAAGGATGTTGGAGAGTTGTTG GTTCTCATTCCCATTGCTAATGGTTCTGAAGTGATTGAAATAGTAACTATTGTAGATATATTACGGCGAGCAAATGTGGATGTTGTGGTTGCTTCACTTGAAAAATCTAGGCAAGTTGCATCTCTGGGCACAAAAATGATTGCTGACAAGCTAATTGGTGATGCTGCTGAATCGATATATGATCTCATAATTCTTCCG GGAGAAATTGCCGGGGCTAAGCGACTACAGAAATCAAGGATTCTGAAGAAGTTGCTCAAAGAACAAGGTGCAGCTGGAAGAGTATATGGAGCACTTTGCTCTTCTGTGGCAGTTCTACAGAGTCAGGGATTACTCAAG GATAAGAGAGCCACCGGACATCCTTCCATTCTAAGCCAGCTTACGAATGAAGTTGTAGATGGTGCTAAAATAGTTATTGATGGTAACGTAATCACCAGCAAGGGACTTGCTACAGTGACAGATTTTGCAATGGCTATTGTGAGCAAGCTTTTTGGCCATGCTAGGGCTAGAAGCGTAGCAGAAGGCCTCGTTTTGGACTATCCTAGGATTTAA
- the LOC126661326 gene encoding methylcrotonoyl-CoA carboxylase beta chain, mitochondrial yields MLLRNLTRRANSVCSRLNSNPWKPNPVHFFHKDRNFCSISVLGDGIDRNSDAFVRNSNAMDDLMSQLQSHINKVLAGGGEAAVKRNRSRNKLLPRERIDKLIDPGSSFLELSQLAGHELYEDVLPSAGIIAGIGPVHGRLCMFVANDPTVKGGTYYPITVKKHLRAQEIAAQCKLPCIYLVDSGGAFLPKQAEVFPDKENFGRIFYNQAVMSAEGIPQIALVLGSCTAGGAYIPAMADESVMVEGNATIFLAGPPLVKAATGEEVSAEDLGGAALHCKTSGVSDYFAQDELHGLALGRNIIKNLNMAGKQGMKNGLHNLNLDYKEPLYDVKELRSIAPADLKQAFDIRTVIARIVDGSEFDEFKKLYGTTLVTGFAKIFGQPVGIIGNNGILFNESALKGAHFIELCTQRNIPLVFLQNITGFMVGSRSEANGIAKSGAKMVMAVSCAKVPKVTIIVGGSFGAGNYAMCGRAYNPNFMFLWPNARISVMGGAQAAGVLSQIEMANKKKQGIQWTKEEEERFKAKVVEGYEKEGNSYYSTARLWDDGIIDPADTRKIIGLCISASMNRPLEDTKFGVFRM; encoded by the exons ATGTTGTTGAGGAACTTAACAAGAAGAGCAAATTCAGTTTGTTCAAGGTTGAATTCAAATCCATGGAAACCAAATCCAGTTCATTTTTTCCATAAAGATAGAAACTTTTGCAGCATATCGGTTCTGGGTGATGGCATCGATCGAAATTCTGATGCTTTTGTGCGTAACTCTAATGCCATGGATGATCTTATGTCCCAACTTCAATCCCACATCAATAAG GTGCTGGCTGGAGGAGGAGAAGCAGCTGTTAAAAGGAACAGAAGTAGGAATAAGCTTTTACCTAGAGAGAGAATTGATAAGCTAATTGACCCCGGCTCCTCTTTCCTTGAGCTTTCGCAG CTTGCAGGCCATGAATTATATGAAGACGTCTTACCATCTGCTGGAATAATAGCTGGAATAGGTCCTGTTCATGGGCGCCTTTGTATGTTTGTGGCAAATGATCCTACTGTTAAGGGAGGAACTTATTATCCCATTACTGTGAAGAAACATTTAAGGGCACAAGAGATTGCTGCTCAATGCAAATTACCGTGTATATATCTTGTTGATAGTGGAGGTGCTTTTCTTCCAAAGCAGGCTGAGGTCTTTCCTGACAAGGAAAATTTCGGCAGAATTTTCTACAATCAAGCTGTAATGTCTGCCGAAGGCATTCCTCAAATTGCACTGGTATTAGGTTCTTGCACTGCTGGTGGTGCCTATATTCCTGCAATGGCCGATGAAAGTGTAATGGTCGAAGGAAATGCAACCATATTTCTAGCTGGACCACCACTTGTGAAG GCTGCTACGGGAGAGGAAGTCTCTGCAGAAGACCTAGGAGGTGCTGCTCTTCATTGCAAGACTTCTGGGGTTTCAGACTATTTTGCTCAAG ATGAATTGCATGGACTTGCTCTTGGGAGGAACATCATCAAGAACTTGAACATGGCTGGAAAACAAGGAATGAAAAATGGATTGCATAACCTAAATCTTGACTATAAAGAACCATTATATGACGTAAAGGAACTGCGTTCTATTGCTCCAGCAGACCTTAAGCAAGCCTTTGATATCCGCACAGTTATTGCTCGAATTGTTGACGGCAGCGAATTTGATGAATTCAAGAAATTGTATGGAACT ACTCTTGTAACTGGGTTTGCTAAAATTTTCGGACAACCTGTTGGAATTATCGGAAACAATGGGATATTGTTTAATGAATCTGCACTAAAGGGGGCCCATTTTATTGAGCTATGCACTCAACGAAATATTCCGTTGGTCTTCCTTCAGAATATCACCGGATTCATG GTTGGTTCAAGGTCTGAGGCAAATGGTATTGCAAAATCTGGGGCAAAAAtggtgatggcagtttcatgtgCGAAG GTTCCCAAAGTAACTATTATCGTTGGCGGAAGCTTTGGTGCTGGAAACTATGCAATGTGCGGACGTGCATATAACCCCAATTTCATGTTTCTTTGGCCAAATGCTAGAATTTCTGTGATGGGTGGTGCTCAG GCTGCAGGAGTACTGTCTCAAATAGAAATGGCAAACAAGAAAAAGCAAGGAATTCAG TGGACGAAGGAGGAAGAAGAAAGGTTCAAGGCGAAAGTGGTAGAGGGGTATGAGAAGGAAGGAAATTCATATTACTCGACGGCGAGGCTATGGGACGACGGAATAATTGATCCTGCTGATACAAGGAAAATCATAGGGCTTTGTATCTCTGCTTCCATGAACCGTCCTTTAGAAGACACCAAATTTGGTGTTTTTAGAATGTAA
- the LOC126660992 gene encoding mitogen-activated protein kinase kinase 5-like: MKPIQPPPPGTASAPSPPPPSPPPSASASPSPPPSASASSSSANRNRSRRRSDLTLPLPQRDPVRAVPLPLPPSSAPSSTTSNNNNNHINNSNSNSNHNNQRPCLQVNFTELDKINRIGSGSGGTVYKVAHRPSGKPFALKVIYGTHDDSVRGQICREIEILRGVNHPNVVKCHEFYEHSGEIQVLLEFMDGGSLEGTHIAHEAHLADVARQILSGIAYLHRRKIVHRDIKPSNLLIDSKKNVKIADFGVSRILAQTMDPCNSAVGTIAYMSPERINTDLNHGQYDGYAGDVWSLGVSMLEFYLGKFPFAVGRQGDWASLMCAICMAHPPEAPPTASREFRDFIACCLQREPARRLSAVQLLHHPFITRNSGGQREATQNLHQLLPPPRPLSS, encoded by the coding sequence ATGAAGCCGATTCAACCGCCTCCTCCCGGAACCGCCTCTGCACCATCACCTCCACCACCATCACCACCTCCATCAGCCTCCGCTTCTCCATCACCACCACCATCAGCCTCCGCTTCTTCATCATCAGCTAATCGAAACCGGTCCCGCCGGCGCTCCGACCTAACCCTACCGCTCCCACAGCGCGACCCAGTACGAGCCGTTCCTCTGCCGTTACCGCCGTCATCTGCCCCGTCATCAACAacaagtaataataataataatcatattAATAATAGTAATAGTAATTCTAATCATAATAATCAGAGGCCATGTCTGCAAGTGAACTTCACCGAGCTGGATAAAATCAACCGGATAGGAAGCGGAAGCGGCGGAACTGTCTATAAAGTTGCTCACCGGCCGTCAGGTAAACCCTTTGCTCTTAAGGTAATTTATGGTACTCATGATGATTCCGTTAGGGGCCAGATCTGCCGCGAGATCGAGATTCTTCGCGGCGTAAATCATCCGAATGTTGTTAAATGTCATGAATTTTATGAACATAGCGGTGAGATTCAGGTTTTACTTGAGTTTATGGATGGTGGGTCTTTAGAAGGTACTCATATTGCCCATGAGGCTCATTTGGCTGATGTTGCTAGGCAAATCTTGAGCGGTATTGCGTATTTGCATCGTAGGAAGATTGTTCATAGGGATATTAAACCGTCTAATCTGTTGATTGATTCGAAAAAGAACGTAAAGATTGCTGATTTTGGTGTTAGTAGGATTCTTGCTCAGACTATGGATCCTTGTAATTCGGCGGTTGGGACTATTGCTTATATGAGTCCGGAAAGGATAAATACGGATTTGAATCATGGTCAGTATGACGGATATGCGGGTGATGTTTGGAGTTTAGGGGTTAGTATGTTGGAATTTTATTTGGGGAAGTTTCCATTTGCTGTTGGAAGACAAGGTGATTGGGCTAGTTTGATGTGTGCAATTTGTATGGCGCATCCGCCGGAAGCACCACCTACCGCTTCGAGGGAGTTCCGTGATTTTATAGCTTGTTGTTTGCAGAGAGAACCGGCTAGGAGGTTGTCCGCAGTTCAATTGTTACATCATCCTTTTATTACACGGAACAGTGGTGGCCAAAGAGAGGCTACTCAGAATCTTCATCAACTATTGCCTCCCCCTCGCCCTCTCTCTTCATAA
- the LOC126661351 gene encoding protein DJ-1 homolog C isoform X1 has protein sequence MEFLGVLTPAYPSKLSLIRTSPSMAISATPLLSLSCASMASPSERKTPTSRKIYSKTASLTIPTATTLSNSDTSTTVTPKKVLVPIGFGTEEMEAVIIIDVLRRAGAEVVVASVEPQLEIQAAGGITLVADTSISTCSKQVFDLVALPGGMPGSARLRDCQILQQITSKQAEDKRLYGAICSAPAVTLLPWGLLKRKKTTCHPAFMSKLPTFWAVKSNIQVSGELTTSRGPGTCFVFALSLVEQMLGESIAKDVGELLLMHTADDMRRKDEFNEVDWSLDHNPRVLIPIANGSEVIEIVTIVDILRRANVDVVVASLEKSRQVASLGTKMIADKLIGDAAESIYDLIILPGEIAGAKRLQKSRILKKLLKEQGAAGRVYGALCSSVAVLQSQGLLKDKRATGHPSILSQLTNEVVDGAKIVIDGNVITSKGLATVTDFAMAIVSKLFGHARARSVAEGLVLDYPRI, from the exons ATGGAGTTTTTGGGTGTTCTAACACCAGCTTATCCTTCGAAGCTTTCTCTAATTAGGACCTCTCCTTCAATGGCTATCTCTGCAACTCCACTTTTATCTCTGTCATGTGCATCCATGGCTTCTCCTTCAGAAAGAAAAACACCCACTTcaagaaaaatatattcaaaaactGCATCTCTCACAATACCAACAGCAACAACACTAAGTAATTCAGACACAAGCACCACTGTAACTCCAAAGAAG GTTCTGGTTCCAATTGGGTTTGGAACAGAAGAAATGGAAGCAGTTATTATAATTGATGTTCTACGTCGAGCTGGTGCAGAGGTGGTTGTGGCCTCAGTGGAGCCACAGCTTGAGATTCAAGCTGCTGGTGGCATTACATTGGTTGCTGATACCTCTATTTCCACCTGTTCTAAACAAGTTTTTGATCTTGTGGCTTTACCG GGAGGAATGCCCGGTTCAGCAAGGTTAAGAGACTGTCAGATTCTCCAACAAATCACAAGCAAACAAGCTGAGGACAAGAGGTTATATGGGGCGATTTGTTCTGCACCAGCTGTCACACTCCTTCCATGGGGCCTTCTAAAAAGAAAGAAG ACAACTTGTCACCCTGCATTTATGAGCAAGCTTCCGACGTTCTGGGCTGTTAAATCAAATATTCAAGTTTCAGGAGAGCTTACGACTAGTCGTGGCCCTGGAACTTGTTTTGTGTTTGCTTTATCATTGGTCGAGCAGATGTTAGGGGAGTCAATTGCCAAGGATGTTGGAGAGTTGTTG CTGATGCATACTGCAGATGATATGCGTAGGAAGGATGAATTTAATGAAGTTGATTGGTCTCTTGACCACAACCCCCGT GTTCTCATTCCCATTGCTAATGGTTCTGAAGTGATTGAAATAGTAACTATTGTAGATATATTACGGCGAGCAAATGTGGATGTTGTGGTTGCTTCACTTGAAAAATCTAGGCAAGTTGCATCTCTGGGCACAAAAATGATTGCTGACAAGCTAATTGGTGATGCTGCTGAATCGATATATGATCTCATAATTCTTCCG GGAGAAATTGCCGGGGCTAAGCGACTACAGAAATCAAGGATTCTGAAGAAGTTGCTCAAAGAACAAGGTGCAGCTGGAAGAGTATATGGAGCACTTTGCTCTTCTGTGGCAGTTCTACAGAGTCAGGGATTACTCAAG GATAAGAGAGCCACCGGACATCCTTCCATTCTAAGCCAGCTTACGAATGAAGTTGTAGATGGTGCTAAAATAGTTATTGATGGTAACGTAATCACCAGCAAGGGACTTGCTACAGTGACAGATTTTGCAATGGCTATTGTGAGCAAGCTTTTTGGCCATGCTAGGGCTAGAAGCGTAGCAGAAGGCCTCGTTTTGGACTATCCTAGGATTTAA
- the LOC126660372 gene encoding bZIP transcription factor TRAB1-like: MGSQFNFKSYSNVPPGESTDAKPPGNSPLARQGSVYSLTFDEFQNTWVAGEGKDLGSMNMDELLKNIWSAEETQAMTSSVVGVGDRSVSSANLQRQGSLTLPRTLSQRTVDAVWKDLVKESSGGVRDGNNTGSDMPQRQPTLGEITLEEFLARAGVVREDNQQIGRPTGGGFFDELSLLSNTNNNNSGLALNFQQPNQTNGIVGTRLVDHTNNLVDAQPSPLAVNVGGMGASQPLRQQHQNQLQQQHQQPLFPKPANVAFASSMQLVNNAPLSSPGVRNSISRIADPSMNNNLVHGGVNIAGLGNAGVTVATRSPANQISSDMMAKGGADRPSISPIPNMYGRGRKSGAGLEKVIERRHRRMIKNRESAARSRARKQAYTLELEEEVAKLKEINEELQTKQTEIMQTQKNEFLETMNRKWGSKRLCLRRTLTGPW; encoded by the exons ATGGGGTCTCAATTCAACTTCAAGAGTTATAGTAATGTTCCACCTGGGGAAAGCACAGATGCAAAGCCACCAGGGAATTCCCCATTGGCCCGTCAGGGTTCAGTATACTCACTGACCTTTGATGAATTTCAGAACACCTGGGTTGCCGGAGAAGGGAAGGATTTAGGATCGATGAATATGGATGAGCTATTGAAAAATATATGGTCTGCTGAAGAGACTCAGGCCATGACAAGTTCAGTTGTTGGCGTTGGAGATAGAAGCGTCTCTAGTGCAAATTTGCAGAGACAAGGATCTCTAACTTTGCCTAGGACACTAAGTCAGAGAACTGTTGATGCGGTTTGGAAAGACTTGGTCAAAGAAAGCAGTGGCGGTGTTAGAGATGGGAACAACACTGGATCGGATATGCCTCAGAGGCAACCGACGTTAGGTGAGATAACTTTGGAGGAGTTTTTGGCCAGGGCAGGGGTGGTGAGAGAAGATAATCAGCAAATCGGAAGGCCAACTGGTGGTGGATTCTTTGATGAATTGTCTCTACTAAGTAATACTAATAACAACAACAGCGGGTTGGCTCTTAATTTTCAGCAGCCAAATCAAACAAATGGCATTGTGGGAACCCGATTAGTGGATCACACTAATAACTTAGTTGATGCTCAGCCATCTCCGTTAGCCGTAAATGTAGGTGGAATGGGAGCCTCTCAGCCACTACGTCAGCAGCACCAGAACCAGCTACAGCAACAGCATCAGCAGCCGCTCTTCCCCAAGCCTGCGAATGTGGCATTTGCATCCTCTATGCAACTAGTAAACAATGCTCCGCTTAGCAGCCCAGGAGTGAGGAATTCAATTTCTCGGATTGCTGACCCCTCTATGAATAATAATTTAGTTCATGGAGGAGTAAACATTGCTGGTTTAGGAAATGCGGGTGTTACTGTTGCAACACGATCTCCTGCCAATCAGATATCGTCAGATATGATGGCCAAAGGTGGTGCTGACAGGCCTTCAATTTCACCAATTCCTAACATGTATGGCCGGGGAAGAAAATCTGGTGCAGGATTAGAGAAGGTAATCGAAAGAAGACATCGGAGAATGATCAAGAATAGAGAGTCGGCTGCAAGGTCACGAGCTCGCAAGCAG GCCTATACATTGGAGCTAGAAGAAGAGGTTGCAAAGCTTAAAGAAATAAATGAAGAACTGCAGACAAAACAA ACCGAAATTATGCAAACGCAGAAAAATGAG TTCTTAGAGACAATGAATCGGAAATGGGGATCTAAAAGGCTCTGCTTGCGGAGGACGCTAACAGGCCCTTGGTGA
- the LOC126659638 gene encoding defensin-like protein 81, producing MTIRQVLSFIQRPYMAFVLLCFVLLLISEAGPAAALGPNPSCIGACSAVPNCNESCLSKGFGKGGNCMGFGGSPLSCCCFK from the exons ATGACAATTCGCCAAGTTCTATCCTTCATCCAACGCCCCTACATGGCTTTTGTTCTTTTatgctttgttttgttgttAATTTCAG AGGCAGGACCAGCAGCTGCATTAGGTCCAAATCCGTCATGCATAGGAGCTTGTTCAGCTGTCCCAAATTGCAACGAAAGTTGCCTTTCCAAAGGATTTGGGAAGGGAGGAAATTGTATGGGTTTCGGTGGTTCACCATTATCTTGTTGTTGTTTCAAGTGA
- the LOC126662357 gene encoding thioredoxin M3, chloroplastic has protein sequence MAASTTTTSLFLSSPRAAARSLLNPIRLPFPSSSSAFPSKSLTLKSPPPFSPLKILCSRGSRDAVVTKDSWDDLIVKSDIPVLVEFYASWCGPCTMVHRVIDEIAAEYGGKLKFFVLNTDSDSEIADFCDIKAVPVVLLFKNGEKRETVVGTMPKEFYVAAIERVLQP, from the exons ATGGCTGCTTCTACTACAACAACTTCACTCTTCCTCTCCTCTCCACGCGCCGCCGCACGCTCTCTCCTGAACCCTATTCGCCTCCCATTCCCCTCCTCCTCCTCCGCCTTTCCCTCCAAATCCCTCACTTTGAAATCCCCGCCTCCTTTTTCCCCTCTCAAGATTCTCTGCTCTCGCGGTTCTCGAG ATGCTGTTGTCACTAAGGACTCATGGGATGACTTGATTGTGAAGAGTGATATTCCAGTCTTGGTTGAATTCTACGCAAGTTGGTGTGGGCCTTGCACGATGGTACACCGAGTGATTGACGAAATTGCAGCAGAGTACGGCGGTAAACTCAAGTTCTTTGTACTCAACACCGACAGTGACTCCGAAATTGCCGACTTCTGCGACATCAAGGCTGTACCAGTGGTTTTACTATTCAAAAATGGAGAGAAGCGAGAGACAGTGGTCGGTACCATGCCAAAGGAATTCTACGTTGCTGCAATCGAGAGGGTCCTGCAACCGTGA